One Dermacentor andersoni chromosome 6, qqDerAnde1_hic_scaffold, whole genome shotgun sequence genomic window carries:
- the LOC129382222 gene encoding uncharacterized protein gives MLKLPAQLENVEGIQHALYADDITIWAKHGSVGDIEANLQQAAEIVDAYARRCGLQCSPAKSQFVHIRPSPKCTTKIELSLPNGPITEYDQIRVLGLFIHKHRRVDTTLAKLRKVGDQVGRMVRRVSNKRGGLRCKDALRLAHAFVTSRVLYSTPYLHLRRFDENALEVILRKIYKRALDLPINTSNQRLLGLGMVNTFAELREAHLTNHYTRLSKTSSGRRLLARLHIHHPTLTEERVRIPEIWRYALHVRPLPANMTRDDHSGRRLARAEALARHYGNKHGVFYVDASGPHHGGWFTAAVVHQNTAVNGLTFKAQDITHAEEVAIALAAADQDSRVIISDSRGACRNIERGFIPYLAYRLLQGSNYLGVPAPRTIVWTPAHEGLEGNEAADAAARALTLRASPSPPVAADSDPDPVFTFKEINQHYQYGHAIFPKPCKGLTKAEERLLLRLYTKTLLCPAIQKHFDPACSGKCPHCEEKSSDIFHMVWACQSTPHLPPIPNPTREDWEAALLGCSDLASQKALVGRAQAAATANGFL, from the coding sequence ATGCTGAAACTCCCGGCTCAGCTGGAGAATGTAGAAGGCATACAGcacgcgctgtatgccgacgacatcaccatctgggctaaaCATGGATCGGTAGGAGACATTGAagccaacctgcagcaagcggcGGAGATCGTGGATGCCTACGCCCGCCGCTGCGGCCTTCAATGCTCCCCGGCCAAATCGCAATTTGTGCACATTCGCCCCTCGCCGAAGTGCACTACCAAAATCGAACTGTCCCTACCAAATGGACCCATCACAGAATACGATCAGATCAGAGTACTGGGTCTCTTTATTCATAAACACCGCCGAGTCGACACAACACTGGCCAAACTGCGcaaggtgggggaccaggtgggccgcatggttcGCCGGGTTTCCAATAAACGCGGGGGGTTACGGTGCAAAGACGCtttgcggctggcgcatgcattcgTAACCAGTCGAGTGTTGTACTCGACTCCTTACCTCCACCTTCGCAGGTTTGACGAGAACGCCCTCGAGGTGATTCTCCGTAAAATTTACAAGCGTGCTCTCGACCTCCCGATCAACACATCCAACCAGCGCCTCCTCGGCCTGGGAATGGTCAACACCTTCGCGGAACTCCGAGAAGCACACTTGACAAACCACTACACAAGACTCTCAAAGACGTCGTCGGGTCGCCGCCttcttgcccgactacacatccaccATCCAACACTGACGGAAGAGCGCGTGCGCATCCCGGAAATCTGGAGATACGCCctgcacgtgcgccctcttccGGCCAACATGACACGAGACGACCATAGTGGCCGGCGCCTCGCGCGCGCGGAAGCGTTGGCACGTCACTATGGGAACAAGCACGGAGTATTCTACGTAGACGCCTCCGGCCCACACCATGGGGGTTGGTttacggccgcagtcgtccaccaaaacacCGCGGTGAACGGGCTTACGTTCAAAGCACAAGACATAACACATGCGGAAGAGGTGGCCATCGCGCTCGCCGCCGCAGATCAGGACTCGCGGGTCATTATTAGCGACTCACGAGGGGCCTGCAGGAACATTGAAAGGGGCTTTATTCCCTATTTGGCGTACCGCTTACTTCAAGGCAGCAATTATCTCGGGGTCCCCGCGCCCCGCACGATAGTATGGACTCCCGCGCACGAGGGTCTCGAGGGCAACGAAGCGGCCGACGCCGCTGCCCGCGCGCTCACTCTCCGGGCATCgccttcgcctcccgtcgctGCGGACTCCGACCCCGATCCGGTATTTACCTTCAAGGAAATCAACCAACACTACCAATACGGCCATGCAATCTTTCctaagccctgtaagggcctcacgAAGGCGGAGGAGCGTTTACTCCTTCGCCTCTATACTAAAACACTGTTGTGCCCGGCAATCCAAAAACATTTCGACCCTGCGTGCTCAGGGAAGTGCCCGCACTGTGAGGAAAAATCTTCggacattttccacatggtgtgggcgtgccaatcaacccctcaccttccccctatacccaaccctacccgggaggactgggaggcggccctgctcggctgctccgacCTGGCGAGCCAGAAGGCCCTGGTCGGCCGTGCCCAAGCCGCGGCTACAGCCAATGGGTTCCTGTAA